A single Streptomyces sp. 2114.4 DNA region contains:
- a CDS encoding PP2C family protein-serine/threonine phosphatase: protein MIRTWAPGAGGTAAAAVRRAFVFVLPGLWVLGVVAWELCCPTGGRLLQLLAAAPAIACAGTGRRQCVLLGGVCALLALVPFGAVEPAAGAGTRVMTCGAILAVIGAGYLTAGRRLRLVRELERTREVAVAAQRVVLRPLPRRVDGVLLAADHLSASEGAMVGGDLYEVVGTRHGVRAVIGDVRGHGLEAIGTVAAMLGSFREVAHDEPELGGVLRRLERTHQRHLRERALVERPAAGDGGPVSAFAEEFVTLLLLEVARDGSVTALNCGHPWPYRVACRAVAPVAPAEPMPPLGLFPLPEELSAVRCGQLRPGEGLFLHTDGAAEARDATGEFFPLAQELRSSVEAAAAPCGPSPSGVVGEVREALLRHADGRLTDDVALVMLSNDRVRVPAQQARGTPPGARLPR from the coding sequence ATGATCCGAACCTGGGCGCCGGGCGCAGGCGGCACCGCAGCGGCGGCCGTCCGGCGCGCCTTCGTCTTCGTGCTGCCCGGCCTGTGGGTGCTCGGTGTGGTGGCCTGGGAGCTGTGCTGCCCGACCGGCGGCCGGCTGCTGCAACTGCTCGCCGCCGCACCGGCCATCGCCTGTGCGGGCACCGGCCGCCGCCAGTGTGTGCTGCTCGGCGGGGTGTGCGCGCTGCTCGCACTGGTGCCGTTCGGCGCGGTGGAGCCCGCGGCCGGAGCGGGTACGCGCGTGATGACCTGCGGTGCGATCCTCGCGGTGATCGGCGCCGGCTATCTGACGGCCGGGCGGCGGCTGCGGCTGGTGCGGGAGCTGGAGCGCACCCGGGAGGTCGCCGTCGCCGCCCAGCGGGTCGTGCTGCGGCCGCTGCCCCGGCGGGTCGACGGGGTGCTGCTGGCGGCCGACCACCTCTCCGCGAGCGAGGGGGCCATGGTCGGCGGGGATCTGTACGAGGTGGTGGGGACCCGGCACGGGGTGCGGGCGGTGATCGGGGACGTGCGCGGGCACGGCCTGGAGGCGATAGGCACGGTCGCCGCGATGCTCGGCAGCTTCCGCGAAGTGGCGCACGACGAACCCGAACTGGGCGGGGTGCTGCGGCGGTTGGAGCGGACGCACCAGCGGCATCTGCGGGAACGGGCGCTCGTGGAGCGGCCGGCGGCCGGTGACGGGGGCCCGGTGAGCGCCTTCGCCGAGGAGTTCGTGACCCTGCTGCTCCTCGAGGTGGCACGGGACGGATCCGTCACGGCGCTGAACTGCGGGCACCCCTGGCCGTACCGGGTCGCCTGCCGGGCGGTCGCCCCGGTCGCGCCGGCCGAGCCGATGCCGCCGCTGGGGCTGTTCCCGCTGCCCGAGGAGCTGTCCGCGGTGCGGTGCGGACAGCTGCGGCCGGGGGAGGGGCTGTTCCTGCACACCGACGGGGCGGCCGAAGCCCGGGATGCGACAGGGGAGTTCTTCCCGCTGGCCCAGGAGCTGCGCAGCAGTGTCGAGGCCGCCGCGGCGCCGTGCGGGCCCTCGCCGTCGGGGGTGGTCGGGGAGGTGCGGGAGGCGCTGCTGCGGCATGCGGACGGGCGCCTCACCGATGACGTGGCGCTGGTGATGCTGAGCAATGACCGGGTGCGGGTGCCGGCCCAGCAGGCCCGTGGCACGCCTCCCGGCGCCCGCCTTCCGCGCTGA
- the pheT gene encoding phenylalanine--tRNA ligase subunit beta: MRVPLSWLREYVDLPATETGRDVQAKLIAVGLEVETVERLGEGLKGPLVVGQVLTIEELEGFKKPIRFCTVDVGQANGTGEPQEIVCGARNFAVGDKVVVVLPGAVLPGDFKIAARKTYGKKSHGMICSGDELGMGDDGTHGIIVLPPEYEVGTDAIELLELVDEVLDIAVTPDRGYCLSMRGVARETATAYGLPLRDPALLDVPPPNVGGYPVQVSDPMGCDRFTARTVSGLEPEARTPLWMQRRLQKAGMRPVSLAVDITNYVMLELGQPLHAYDRTSVDGPIGVRRATAGEKLTTLDGTKRVLDAADLVITDNRGPIGLAGVMGGANTEIAGGVTDPETGERRGTTDVVIEAAHFDALSIARTARRHKLSSEAAKRFERGVDPEAASAAAQRTVDLLVLLAGGTAGEGVTEVVTPRGPRTITLSADHPDKVAGVAYGRETVVRRLQQVGCDAYGQDELVVTVPSWRPDLSDPNDLAEEVIRLEGYENLPSTLPKPPAGRGLTERQRLHRRVGRALAGAGYVEALNYPFTGSHVLDQLGIEPDDPRRAAVTLVNPLSDEEPDLRTTLIPGLLNALRRNYGRGTHDLALFETGPVFRATGDEQPASRLVVDRRPTDDEIASLDASLPQQPRRAAVVLAGGREQAGWWGDARPAIWADAIEAGRTVAREAGVELIVRQDQHAPFHPGRCAALLAVADGEEILVGNAGELHPRVIKALSLPERTCAMEIDLDRLERAGAGPLRAPKISAFPVATQDVALVVDEAVPAAEVEGALRGGAGELLESLRLFDVFTGEQVGAGKKSLAYALRFRAADRTLTAEEASAARDAAVAAAVERTGAVLRG; this comes from the coding sequence ATGCGGGTCCCGCTTTCTTGGCTGCGGGAGTACGTCGACCTGCCGGCGACGGAGACCGGCCGGGACGTACAGGCCAAGCTCATCGCCGTCGGCCTGGAGGTCGAGACCGTCGAGCGGCTGGGCGAGGGCCTCAAGGGCCCGCTCGTCGTCGGCCAGGTGCTGACCATCGAGGAGCTGGAGGGCTTCAAGAAGCCGATCCGCTTCTGCACGGTCGACGTCGGCCAGGCCAACGGCACCGGTGAGCCCCAGGAAATCGTCTGCGGCGCGCGGAACTTCGCCGTCGGCGACAAGGTCGTGGTGGTCCTCCCCGGCGCCGTGCTGCCCGGTGACTTCAAGATCGCCGCGCGCAAGACGTACGGCAAGAAGTCGCACGGCATGATCTGCTCCGGCGACGAGCTGGGCATGGGCGACGACGGCACGCACGGCATCATCGTGCTGCCGCCGGAGTACGAGGTCGGCACCGACGCGATCGAGCTGCTGGAGCTCGTCGACGAGGTGCTGGACATCGCCGTCACCCCGGACCGCGGCTACTGCCTGTCGATGCGCGGGGTGGCCCGCGAGACCGCCACCGCGTACGGCCTGCCGCTGCGCGACCCGGCGCTGCTGGACGTGCCGCCGCCGAACGTCGGCGGCTACCCCGTCCAGGTCTCCGACCCGATGGGCTGTGACCGCTTCACCGCCCGTACGGTCAGCGGCCTGGAGCCCGAGGCGCGTACGCCGCTGTGGATGCAGCGCCGGCTGCAGAAGGCCGGGATGCGCCCGGTCTCGCTGGCCGTCGACATCACCAACTACGTGATGCTGGAGCTCGGCCAGCCGCTGCACGCCTACGACCGCACCAGCGTGGACGGTCCGATCGGCGTCCGCCGGGCGACCGCGGGCGAGAAGCTGACCACCCTGGACGGGACCAAGCGGGTGCTGGACGCCGCGGACCTGGTCATCACCGACAACCGCGGCCCCATCGGCCTCGCGGGTGTCATGGGCGGCGCCAACACCGAGATCGCGGGCGGGGTCACCGACCCGGAGACCGGCGAGCGGCGCGGCACCACCGACGTCGTGATCGAGGCCGCGCACTTCGACGCGCTCTCCATCGCCCGTACGGCCCGCCGTCACAAGCTGTCCTCGGAGGCCGCCAAGCGCTTCGAGCGCGGGGTGGACCCGGAGGCCGCGTCCGCCGCGGCGCAGCGCACCGTCGATCTGCTGGTGCTGCTCGCGGGCGGCACCGCAGGGGAGGGCGTCACCGAGGTCGTCACGCCCCGCGGGCCGCGCACCATCACCCTCTCCGCCGACCACCCGGACAAGGTCGCCGGTGTCGCCTACGGCCGGGAGACCGTCGTCCGCCGCCTCCAGCAGGTCGGCTGCGACGCCTACGGCCAGGACGAGCTGGTCGTGACCGTGCCGTCCTGGCGGCCGGACCTCAGCGACCCCAACGACCTGGCGGAAGAGGTCATCCGGCTGGAGGGTTACGAGAACCTGCCCTCCACCCTCCCGAAGCCGCCGGCCGGCCGGGGGCTGACCGAGCGTCAGCGGCTGCACCGCAGGGTCGGCCGGGCGCTGGCCGGTGCCGGCTACGTCGAGGCGCTGAACTACCCGTTCACCGGCTCGCACGTCCTCGACCAACTCGGCATTGAGCCCGACGACCCGCGCCGCGCGGCCGTCACCCTCGTCAACCCGCTCTCCGACGAGGAGCCCGACCTCCGCACGACGCTGATCCCGGGGCTGCTGAACGCGCTGCGCCGCAACTACGGCCGGGGCACGCACGATCTGGCGCTCTTCGAGACCGGTCCGGTCTTCCGGGCGACCGGTGACGAGCAGCCGGCCAGCCGGCTGGTGGTCGACCGCCGGCCGACCGACGACGAGATCGCCTCGCTGGACGCCTCCCTCCCGCAGCAGCCGCGGCGCGCCGCCGTGGTGCTCGCCGGAGGCCGTGAGCAGGCCGGCTGGTGGGGCGACGCACGTCCCGCGATCTGGGCGGACGCCATCGAGGCGGGCCGCACCGTCGCGCGGGAGGCGGGTGTGGAGCTGATCGTCCGTCAGGACCAGCACGCGCCGTTCCACCCGGGCCGCTGCGCGGCGCTGCTCGCCGTCGCCGACGGCGAGGAGATCCTCGTCGGCAACGCCGGTGAGCTGCACCCGCGGGTCATCAAGGCGCTGTCCCTGCCCGAGCGCACCTGCGCGATGGAGATCGACCTGGACCGCCTGGAGCGGGCCGGGGCCGGCCCGCTGCGCGCGCCGAAGATCTCGGCCTTCCCGGTCGCGACCCAGGACGTCGCCCTCGTGGTCGACGAAGCCGTCCCGGCCGCTGAGGTGGAGGGCGCGCTGCGTGGTGGCGCGGGTGAACTGCTCGAATCGCTGCGGCTGTTCGACGTCTTCACCGGCGAGCAGGTCGGCGCGGGCAAGAAGTCGCTGGCCTATGCGCTGCGCTTCCGTGCGGCCGACCGGACGCTGACCGCGGAGGAGGCCTCGGCGGCCCGTGACGCGGCGGTCGCGGCGGCCGTGGAGCGGACGGGTGCGGTGCTGCGCGGCTGA
- the pheS gene encoding phenylalanine--tRNA ligase subunit alpha gives MSAPNKSYDPVEVEALKPEAIAARLDEALAAIAAADGLEALREVKVAHTGDRSPLALANREIGALPPHAKADAGKRVGQARGRVNQALKARQEELEAERDARVLVEEAVDVTLPYDRTPAGARHPLTTFMERVADVFVAMGYEVAEGPEVEAEWFNFDALNFVPDHPARQMQDTFFVQGNGTEGDESGVVLRTHTSPVQARTLVDREPPVYVVCPGRVYRTDELDATHSPVFHQIELLAVDEGLTMADLKGTLDHMVRALFGPDMKTRLRPNYFPFTEPSAEMDMVCYVCRGESVGNPDRPCRTCSSEGWIELGGCGMVNPKVLIACGVDPEKYSGFAFGFGIDRMLMFRHNVEDMRDMFEGDVRFTRPFGMEI, from the coding sequence GGCGCTGGCCGCCATCGCCGCCGCGGACGGTCTGGAGGCGCTGCGTGAGGTGAAGGTCGCGCACACCGGCGACCGCTCGCCGCTCGCGCTCGCCAACCGTGAGATCGGCGCCCTGCCCCCGCACGCCAAGGCGGACGCCGGCAAGCGCGTCGGCCAGGCCCGCGGCCGGGTGAACCAGGCACTCAAGGCCCGCCAGGAGGAGCTGGAGGCGGAGCGCGATGCCCGCGTGCTGGTCGAGGAGGCGGTGGATGTCACGCTGCCCTACGACCGCACCCCGGCCGGCGCCCGGCACCCGCTGACCACCTTCATGGAGCGGGTCGCGGACGTCTTCGTGGCCATGGGCTACGAGGTCGCCGAGGGCCCCGAGGTCGAGGCGGAGTGGTTCAACTTCGACGCCCTGAACTTCGTGCCCGACCACCCGGCGCGCCAGATGCAGGACACCTTCTTCGTCCAGGGCAACGGGACCGAGGGCGACGAGTCCGGCGTCGTGCTGCGCACCCACACCTCGCCGGTGCAGGCCCGTACGCTGGTCGACCGCGAGCCGCCCGTCTACGTCGTCTGCCCGGGGCGGGTCTACCGCACCGACGAGCTGGACGCCACGCACTCCCCGGTCTTCCACCAGATCGAGCTGCTGGCCGTCGACGAGGGCCTGACCATGGCCGACCTCAAGGGCACCCTCGACCACATGGTCCGGGCGCTGTTCGGCCCGGACATGAAGACCCGGCTGCGGCCGAACTACTTCCCGTTCACCGAGCCGTCCGCCGAGATGGACATGGTCTGCTACGTCTGCCGTGGCGAGTCCGTGGGCAACCCCGACCGGCCCTGCCGCACCTGCTCCAGCGAGGGCTGGATCGAGCTCGGCGGCTGCGGAATGGTCAACCCCAAGGTGCTCATCGCCTGTGGCGTCGACCCGGAGAAGTACAGCGGCTTCGCCTTCGGGTTCGGCATCGACCGGATGCTGATGTTCCGGCACAACGTGGAAGACATGCGTGACATGTTCGAAGGCGACGTCCGGTTCACCCGGCCGTTCGGGATGGAGATCTGA